One Micromonospora eburnea genomic region harbors:
- a CDS encoding dolichyl-phosphate-mannose--protein mannosyltransferase, protein MTSASTAQSASADQAGTDRPAADLSATAQPAGSGTSGGGGVPAAIRRRLATVDARVDGHAWLATAVVVAIAGILRFLGLSGPKGKIFDEVYYARDAYGLIDRGVEWNYKDNGPSYVVHPPLGKWLIGLGEWAFGYQDPETNISVPGHLMTTAPEFGWRFAAAVAGTLSVLLLVRIGRRMFRSTTLGCAAGLLLALDGFHLVLSRTALLDIFLMLFVLAAFGALVLDRDARRRRWSRALEAGLDPSRPGPAGRPRSTWREWPWWRLLAGVLLGGACAVKWSALYFVPAFALLVILWEVGVRRSAGARRPWRDAVLDELPWLLLAGVLMVVTYVATWSGWLFSDDGYLRLASRYPGSGLSDDPVIGPLINLWKYHQAAYGFHTQLDEPHKYQSWPWQWLLLGRPVAFYWSGDGNCGAPSCASEILLLGTPLLWWSFLPALAALAWLGLARRDWRAGAILLSVAAGLLPWFWFALDKRTMFSFYTAPALPFLVLAVTYVLGAIAAPAPAAVTAGASPPTKQEAADRRLVGGVIAGAYVLLVALCFGYFYPIFVGRLLTYADWSARMWLEGRWI, encoded by the coding sequence GTGACGAGTGCGTCGACTGCACAGAGCGCGAGCGCGGATCAGGCCGGGACGGACCGGCCGGCCGCCGACCTGTCCGCCACCGCCCAGCCCGCCGGTTCCGGGACGAGTGGCGGGGGCGGCGTCCCAGCCGCCATCCGACGGCGGCTCGCCACCGTCGACGCCCGCGTCGACGGGCACGCCTGGCTGGCCACCGCAGTCGTCGTGGCGATCGCGGGAATCCTGCGGTTCCTCGGGCTCAGCGGCCCCAAGGGCAAGATCTTCGACGAGGTCTACTACGCCAGGGACGCGTACGGGCTGATCGACCGGGGCGTCGAGTGGAACTACAAGGACAACGGCCCCTCGTACGTGGTGCACCCGCCGCTGGGCAAGTGGCTGATCGGGCTCGGCGAGTGGGCCTTCGGCTACCAGGACCCGGAGACGAACATCTCCGTACCGGGGCACCTGATGACCACCGCCCCGGAGTTCGGCTGGCGGTTCGCGGCGGCCGTCGCCGGCACCCTGTCGGTGCTGCTGTTGGTGCGGATCGGCCGGCGGATGTTCCGCTCCACCACGCTGGGGTGCGCGGCCGGGCTGCTGCTCGCCCTGGACGGCTTCCACCTGGTGCTCTCCCGCACCGCGCTGCTCGACATCTTCCTGATGCTGTTCGTGCTGGCCGCGTTCGGCGCCCTGGTGCTGGACCGGGACGCCCGGAGACGCCGCTGGTCCCGTGCGCTGGAGGCGGGGCTCGACCCGTCTCGGCCCGGGCCGGCCGGCCGGCCCCGGTCGACCTGGCGGGAGTGGCCCTGGTGGCGGCTGCTCGCCGGCGTACTGCTCGGCGGCGCCTGCGCGGTGAAGTGGAGCGCCCTCTACTTCGTGCCGGCCTTCGCGCTGCTGGTGATCCTCTGGGAGGTCGGCGTACGCCGGTCCGCCGGTGCCCGCCGCCCGTGGCGGGACGCCGTGCTGGACGAGCTGCCCTGGCTGCTGCTGGCCGGGGTGCTGATGGTCGTGACGTACGTCGCCACCTGGTCGGGTTGGCTGTTCAGCGACGACGGCTACCTCCGCCTGGCCAGCCGCTACCCGGGCTCCGGGCTCAGCGACGATCCGGTCATCGGGCCGCTGATCAACCTGTGGAAATACCACCAGGCCGCGTACGGCTTCCACACCCAGCTCGACGAGCCGCACAAGTACCAGTCCTGGCCGTGGCAGTGGCTGCTGCTCGGCCGCCCGGTCGCCTTCTACTGGTCCGGCGACGGCAACTGCGGCGCGCCGAGCTGCGCCTCGGAGATCCTGCTGCTCGGCACCCCGCTGCTGTGGTGGTCGTTCCTGCCGGCGCTGGCGGCGCTGGCCTGGCTCGGCCTGGCCCGTCGGGACTGGCGGGCCGGGGCGATCCTGCTCAGCGTGGCCGCCGGCCTGCTGCCCTGGTTCTGGTTCGCCCTCGACAAGCGGACGATGTTCTCCTTCTACACCGCCCCGGCGCTGCCGTTCCTGGTGCTGGCGGTCACCTACGTGCTCGGCGCGATCGCCGCACCGGCACCAGCCGCCGTCACGGCCGGCGCGTCACCACCGACCAAGCAGGAGGCCGCCGACCGGCGGCTGGTGGGTGGGGTCATCGCGGGCGCGTACGTACTGCTGGTGGCCCTCTGCTTCGGCTACTTCTACCCGATCTTCGTGGGCCGGCTGCTGACCTACGCGGACTGGTCCGCCCGGATGTGGCTGGAGGGCCGCTGGATCTGA
- the rsmI gene encoding 16S rRNA (cytidine(1402)-2'-O)-methyltransferase, with translation MSEVGRLVLLGAPLGNPADASARFREVLATADVVAAEDTRRLARLARDLDVTVPGRIVSYFEGNEERRTPELVEVLTAGYTVALVTDGGMPSVSDPGYRLVRAALDAGVPVTAAPGPSAVTTALALSGLPCDRFCFEGFLPRTPGARRSRLRALAAEERTLVLFEAPHRIAGALADLAAAFGPDRPAALCRELTKTYEEVVRRPLGELAEWAAAGDPRGEITLVVAGAPPVAAARPDDDTLRAAVAGREAAGLSRRDAITEVATEYGLRRRDVYSVVHS, from the coding sequence ATGTCCGAGGTTGGGCGGCTGGTGTTGCTCGGCGCGCCGCTCGGCAATCCGGCCGACGCCTCGGCCCGGTTCCGCGAGGTGCTCGCCACCGCCGACGTGGTCGCCGCCGAGGACACCCGGCGGCTCGCCCGGCTGGCCCGCGACCTCGACGTGACCGTCCCCGGCCGGATCGTCTCCTACTTCGAGGGCAACGAGGAGCGGCGTACCCCGGAGCTGGTCGAGGTGCTCACCGCCGGCTACACGGTCGCCCTGGTCACCGACGGCGGCATGCCCAGCGTCTCCGACCCCGGCTACCGGCTGGTCCGGGCCGCCCTCGACGCTGGCGTCCCGGTCACCGCCGCCCCCGGCCCGAGCGCGGTGACCACCGCGCTGGCGCTCTCCGGGCTGCCCTGTGACCGGTTCTGCTTCGAGGGCTTCCTGCCCCGCACGCCGGGCGCCCGCCGGTCCCGGCTGCGGGCCCTCGCCGCCGAGGAACGCACCCTGGTCCTCTTCGAGGCGCCGCACCGGATCGCCGGCGCGCTGGCCGACCTGGCCGCCGCGTTCGGCCCGGACCGGCCCGCCGCGCTCTGCCGGGAGCTGACCAAGACGTACGAGGAGGTGGTCCGCCGGCCGCTCGGCGAACTGGCCGAGTGGGCCGCAGCGGGCGACCCGCGCGGCGAGATCACCCTGGTCGTGGCGGGTGCGCCGCCGGTCGCCGCGGCCCGGCCCGACGACGACACGCTGCGCGCCGCGGTGGCCGGGCGGGAGGCGGCCGGGCTGTCCCGGCGGGACGCGATCACCGAGGTCGCCACCGAGTACGGCCTGCGCCGCCGGGACGTCTACTCCGTCGTGCACAGCTGA